The Mycolicibacterium boenickei genome has a segment encoding these proteins:
- a CDS encoding AmiS/UreI family transporter, with the protein MGNVGLLYVGAVLFVNGLMLLDVVPARSAAVLNLFVGALQCVLPTVMLVMAAGDPAATLAASGLYLFGFTYLYVGIVNLAGLEPEGIGWFSLFVAGGAVVYSALSFTVVNDPVFGVIWLAWAALWLLFFLVLGLRRDRLTRFTGWSVVLLSQPTCTLPAFLMLSGNYHTSPGIAAIWAVGLVALFFAARAIASHRSHQTPTATNEPAFS; encoded by the coding sequence ATGGGCAACGTCGGTCTCCTTTACGTCGGTGCAGTGCTCTTCGTCAACGGGTTGATGTTGTTGGACGTGGTGCCCGCACGGTCGGCGGCGGTGCTCAACCTGTTCGTCGGCGCCCTGCAGTGCGTGCTGCCGACCGTCATGTTGGTGATGGCCGCCGGGGACCCCGCCGCCACCCTGGCGGCATCAGGCCTCTACCTGTTCGGATTCACCTATCTGTACGTCGGGATCGTCAACCTGGCCGGTCTGGAACCCGAAGGCATCGGCTGGTTTTCGCTCTTCGTTGCAGGCGGAGCAGTGGTCTACTCCGCCTTGTCGTTCACAGTCGTGAACGATCCTGTGTTCGGGGTCATCTGGCTCGCCTGGGCAGCGTTGTGGCTGTTGTTCTTCCTGGTGCTCGGCCTTCGCCGGGACCGGCTGACCCGCTTCACCGGCTGGTCGGTGGTGTTGCTCAGCCAGCCGACATGCACGCTTCCGGCATTTTTGATGCTCAGCGGCAACTATCACACCTCGCCCGGCATCGCGGCGATCTGGGCGGTGGGACTCGTCGCCCTGTTCTTCGCGGCGAGAGCGATCGCCTCTCACCGGTCGCATCAAACCCCGACGGCCACAAACGAACCCGCCTTCAGCTGA